In Brachypodium distachyon strain Bd21 chromosome 2, Brachypodium_distachyon_v3.0, whole genome shotgun sequence, one genomic interval encodes:
- the LOC100835199 gene encoding transcription factor RAX1 — translation MGRAPCCDRAAVKRGPWSPEEDDKLRDYIQRHGTGGSWITFPKKAGLRRCGKSCRLRWLNYLRPDIRHGGFTDEEDALIFSLYSKLGSKWSLIASQLERRTDNDVKNHWNTKLKKRLAAFSSPPSSSSSFLPAPAPMAVAVAHPLALAVPTVKAETYAYDDFMAPPAALHVFDHPFGNGADQPGSTTSASAASSMSNWSSAADNAGAADGFFADFCNAGAADQFLGGFYYPLDPTLSLV, via the exons ATGGGGAGGGCGCCGTGCTGCGACAGGGCGGCGGTGAAGCGTGGGCCGtggtcgccggaggaggacgacaaGCTGCGCGACTACATCCAGCGCCacggcaccggcggcagcTGGATCACCTTCCCCAAGAAAGCCG GGCTGAGGAGGTGTGGCAAGAGCTGCAGGCTGCGGTGGCTCAACTACCTCCGCCCGGACATCCGGCACGGCGGCTTcaccgacgaggaggacgcgcTCATCTTCTCCCTCTACAGCAAGCTCGGCAGCAA GTGGTCGCTGATCGCGTCGCAGCTGGAGAGGAGGACGGACAACGACGTCAAGAACCACTGGAACACCAAGCTCAAGAAGCGCCTCGCAGccttctcctctcccccgtcgtcttcctcctccttcctgccGGCGCCTGCGCCCATGGCCGTGGCCGTCGCGCACCCGCTCGCCCTGGCCGTGCCGACCGTCAAGGCCGAGACGTACGCCTACGACGACTtcatggcgccgccggccgcgctcCACGTCTTCGACCACCCGTTCGGCAACGGCGCCGATCAGCCCGGCTCCACGACGTCCGCCTCCGCAGCGTCGTCCATGTCCAACTGGTCGTCCGCGGCGGACAACGCGGGGGCCGCCGACGGGTTCTTCGCGGACTTCTGCAacgccggcgcggcggaccAGTTCCTCGGCGGCTTCTACTACCCTCTCGATCCCACCTTGTCGCTAGTCTAG